In the genome of Streptomyces violaceoruber, the window CCTCTTCGTGTCCGCAGCACTCGCCGTGGCCTTCGCGGCCTCCACCGACACACTCGTCCTGGCCTTCTGCATCGGAGCGGTCATCGGAGTCGCGGTCAACGGCTGCATCGCCGGCCTCTACGCCCTGACGCCGAGCGTCTATCCGGCGCCGCTGCGGGCGACAGGTGTGGGAGCGGCGATCAGTGTCGGCCGCGTGGGTGCCATCATCGCACCCACCACGGCTGGCTGGCTGCTGGACGCGGGCTGGACACCACTGGCCCTGTACATCACGACGGGTGCGGTGTTCTGCGCGGCCGGCTTGCTTCTGCTGGCCATGCGTGCAGAACAGCCGACAGCAAAGGTCGCGCGCGGCTCCGAGCGGACATCGACGCCCCTATGACCGGTATCACGTGGCGCGGTCGAGTCCCGTGCTCCAAAAGCGTGGGCCAAAGATAGCGGCTCGCAGCGCCTGCGGAGGCACAGCAGAGACTTCCGCTTCGAGCGTCATCCGAGCGTCAAGAATTTCCGAAAGCCCTTCTGAGGGCGTCGCCCATGCAGAGACCTCACTCACGAACTCGCAGGTCAGCGATCTACAAAAATCGATCCGTCACTGAAACCGTTCCACTTCGGAAAACAGGTCGAGCACCGTCGAGCACACCTGAAGAACCCGATAAAACCGCAGGTCAGAGCCCCTTCTGGGCAGGCTCAAGAATCGCCACGCACTCCACGTGCGACGTCATCGGAAACAGATCGAACACCCGCAGCGTCCGCACCCGGTACCCCCCGTCCTGGAAGTACCCCAGGTCCCGGGCCAGCGCGGCCGGGTCGCAGGCCACGTAGGCGATCCTGCGGGCGCCCAGGGTCGAGAGGTGCTGGACCGTCTTGCGGCCGGCGCCGGCGCGGGGCGGGTCGAGGACGATGAGGTCGACCTCGTCGATGCCGGTGCGGGGCAGGACGGACTCGACCTTGCCCTGCTCGATGCGGACGCGGTCGAAGGCGGCGAGGTTGTGGCGGGCGTCCTCGACGGCGCGCTTGCCGGACTCGATGCCGAGGACCGCTCCCTGGTCCCCGACGCGGTCGGCCAGGGCGCCGGCGAAGAGGCCGACGCCGCAGTAGAGGTCCAGGGCCATGTCGCCCTTGCGGGGCAGCAGGCCCTGCATGACCGCGGTGACCAGGGTGTCGGCGGCCTTCGGGTGGACCTGCCAGAAGCCGCCGGAGCCGACGCGGTAGGTGCGGTCGTCGGCGCGCTCGCGGACGAAGGGGCGGCCGTGGACGCGGTGGACGCCGCCGTCCTTCTCCCCGACGCGCATGACCGAGACCGGGCGGTCCAGTTCGACGATGGGGAGGCGGGCGCCGGGGCGCGGGGTCAGGATGACCTGGCGGTCCTGGGAGCCCGTCGCCGCGATCGCCTCGACCGTCGCCATGCCGGGCCAGTCACGGCGCTCGATGCCCAGTTCGCTGACGCCCTCCGCCGCGATCATGCAGTGGTCGATCGGCTCGATCTCGTGGGAGCGGTGGCGGCGCAGACCGGCGCGACCGTCGGCGTCCACCGCGAACTGCACGCGCGTGCGCCACGACGGGACCTGGCCGGCCGGCAGCTTGTCGCCCTCGGCCGGCATCACCGTGCCGTCCCAGCCGGCCTCCTCCGGGGTGAGACCCGCCAGGCGCTGCAACTGCTCGGCGACCACCTCGCCCTTCAGGCGTCGCTGGGCGCCCGGCTTGGCGTGCTGCCAGTCGCAGCCGCCGCAGCGGCCGGGGCCGGCGAAGGGGCAGGGGGCTTCGATGCGGTCCTTGGAGGGGTCCAGGATCTCGACCGCGTCCGCCCGCAGGAAGCGGGCACCCTCCTCGCCCTCCGTCACCCGGGCCACGACCCGCTCGCCGGGCAGCGTGTGCCGGACGAACAGCACCTGGCCCTCGGACGTGCGGGCGATGCAGTGGCCGCCGTGGGCGACGGGGCCGACCTCGACCTCGTACTCCTCGCCCACCAGCGAGACCGGCTCCGAGACCGGCTCCGCGACCGCTCGCTGTTCCGCCTGCGACTTCTTCGGTTCTGCCTGCATGGCGGGGTGACTCCAGAGAACGGGGGGATGACAGGGACAACAGCCGTCCAGTCTACGTGGACGAGGAGGAGTCCTTCGTACGGTCACGGTCCTGGTGGTGGTGGGCCGGTCCGCGCCGCACCGCACCCGGCGCGCTCCAGTCCTGGCGCTTGCGCGCCCGGCGCCTGGCGGCCTCGGAGGACTCCAGCTGGTACGGGACCGACGTGACCATGACGCCCGGCGTGAACAGCAGCCGGCCCTTGAGGCGCAGGGCGCTCTGGTTGTGCAGCAGGTGCTCGTACCAGTGGCCGACCACGTACTCGGGGATGATCACCGAGACCGCGTCGCGCGGGGACTCCTTGCGCAGGCTCTTGACGTACTCGATGACCGGCCGGGTGATCTCGCGGTACGGCGAGTCCAGGACCTTCAGCGGTACGGCGATGCCGCGGCGCTCCCACTCCTCGCGCAGCGCCTTCGTCTCGGCCGGGTCGACGTTGACGCTGAGCGCCTCCAGGCTGTCGGAGCGCATCAGCTTGGCGTAGGCGAGGGCGCGGAGCGTGGGGCGGTGGATCTTGGAGATCAGGACCACCGAGTGAACGCGTGAGGGGCGCACCATGTCGTCGCTCTGTGCCTCCTCGGGGTCCTCCGGGGCCGCGATCTCCTCGGCGACCCGGTCGTAGTGCTTGCGGATCGCCGTCATGGTCGCGAAGAAGATGCACATGCCGAGCAGCGCGACCCAGGCGCCGTGCGTGAACTTGGTCGCCAGCACCACCACCAGGACGAGGCCGGTGAAGAAGGCGCCGAAGGCGTTGATCGCGCGGGAGCGCATCATGTGGCGTCGCTTGGACTGGTCCCGCTCGCCGGCCAGGTTGCGGTTCCAGTGGCGGACCATGCCGATCTGGCTGAGCGTGAAGGACACGAAGACGCCGACGATGTAGAGCTGGATCAGCCGGGTCGAGTCGGCGCCGTAGACGACGACCAGGAGCATGGCGGCTCCGGCGAGGAGCACGATGCCGTTGGAGAAGGCCAGGCGGTCGCCGCGGGTGTGCAGCTGGCGCGGCAGGTAGCGGTCCTGGGCGAGGATCGAGCCGAGCAGCGGGAAGCCGTTGTACGCGGTGTTGGCGGCGAGGAAGAGGACCAGCGCGGTGGCTGCGGCCAGCACGATGAACAGGAAGCTGCCCTCGCCGAAGACCGCCTCGGCGACCTGCGAGATCACCGGGTGCTGGACGTAGTCCGCGCCGACCGCGACGCCGTTGTGGAAGAGGTCGGTGGCCGGGTTCTCCGACATCCGCACGTCGGTCGCGGCGGCCAGCGCGATGATGCCGCAGAACATGGTGACGGCCAGCAGACCCATCATCGCGAGGGTGTTCCCCGCGTTCTTGGACTTGGGCTTGCGGAAGGCCGGGACGCCGTTGGAGATCGCCTCGACACCGGTGAGCGCGGCACAGCCGGAGGAGAAGGCGCGCAGGAGGAGGAAGATCAGGGCGAAGCCGGCCAGGCCGCCGTGCTCCGGCTTGATCTCGTAGTCCGCGGTCGGGGCACGCATGGTGTCGTCCAGGACCAGTCCGCGGAACGCCCCCCACACGATCATGATGAAGACGCCCGCGACGAAGACGTACGTCGGAATCGCGAACAGGGTGCCCGACTCCCTGACCCCGCGCAGGTTCATCAGCGTGAGCAGCAGGATCACGGCGACCGCGCACAGGACCTTGTGCTCGACGACGAAGGGGATCGCGGAGCCCAGGTTCTCGATGCCGGAGGAGATGGAGACCGCGACGGTCAGGACGTAGTCGACCAGCAGGGCGCTGGCGACGGTCAGACCGGCCTTGGGCCCGAGGTTGGTGGTGGCCACCTCGTAGTCGCCGCCGCCGCTCGGGTAGGCGTGCACGTTCTGCCGGTAGGAGGCGACCACGGTGAACATCAGGACCACGACCGCGACCGCGATCCACGGGCTGAAGTGGTAGGCCGACACGCCCGCGATGGACAGGACGAGCAGCACCTCGCCGGGCGCGTACGCCACGGAGGACAGCGGGTCGGACGCGAACACGGGAAGCGCGATGCGCTTCGGCAGGAGCGTTTCACCCAGCCGGTCGCTGCGCAGTGCGCGCCCGATGAGGATCCGCTTGGGCA includes:
- a CDS encoding class I SAM-dependent RNA methyltransferase, with the protein product MQAEPKKSQAEQRAVAEPVSEPVSLVGEEYEVEVGPVAHGGHCIARTSEGQVLFVRHTLPGERVVARVTEGEEGARFLRADAVEILDPSKDRIEAPCPFAGPGRCGGCDWQHAKPGAQRRLKGEVVAEQLQRLAGLTPEEAGWDGTVMPAEGDKLPAGQVPSWRTRVQFAVDADGRAGLRRHRSHEIEPIDHCMIAAEGVSELGIERRDWPGMATVEAIAATGSQDRQVILTPRPGARLPIVELDRPVSVMRVGEKDGGVHRVHGRPFVRERADDRTYRVGSGGFWQVHPKAADTLVTAVMQGLLPRKGDMALDLYCGVGLFAGALADRVGDQGAVLGIESGKRAVEDARHNLAAFDRVRIEQGKVESVLPRTGIDEVDLIVLDPPRAGAGRKTVQHLSTLGARRIAYVACDPAALARDLGYFQDGGYRVRTLRVFDLFPMTSHVECVAILEPAQKGL
- a CDS encoding APC family permease is translated as MSKLTDVPKRILIGRALRSDRLGETLLPKRIALPVFASDPLSSVAYAPGEVLLVLSIAGVSAYHFSPWIAVAVVVLMFTVVASYRQNVHAYPSGGGDYEVATTNLGPKAGLTVASALLVDYVLTVAVSISSGIENLGSAIPFVVEHKVLCAVAVILLLTLMNLRGVRESGTLFAIPTYVFVAGVFIMIVWGAFRGLVLDDTMRAPTADYEIKPEHGGLAGFALIFLLLRAFSSGCAALTGVEAISNGVPAFRKPKSKNAGNTLAMMGLLAVTMFCGIIALAAATDVRMSENPATDLFHNGVAVGADYVQHPVISQVAEAVFGEGSFLFIVLAAATALVLFLAANTAYNGFPLLGSILAQDRYLPRQLHTRGDRLAFSNGIVLLAGAAMLLVVVYGADSTRLIQLYIVGVFVSFTLSQIGMVRHWNRNLAGERDQSKRRHMMRSRAINAFGAFFTGLVLVVVLATKFTHGAWVALLGMCIFFATMTAIRKHYDRVAEEIAAPEDPEEAQSDDMVRPSRVHSVVLISKIHRPTLRALAYAKLMRSDSLEALSVNVDPAETKALREEWERRGIAVPLKVLDSPYREITRPVIEYVKSLRKESPRDAVSVIIPEYVVGHWYEHLLHNQSALRLKGRLLFTPGVMVTSVPYQLESSEAARRRARKRQDWSAPGAVRRGPAHHHQDRDRTKDSSSST